CGGGCGGCCGGTCGCCATAGAGGCCACCCGCCGCGACTACGTCGGCGACCGGCCGATCACCGTCGTCGACCTGGCCGCCCTCGACCCGAAGGCGGCGCCGCCGCCAGGGCTGCCGCGCGTCCCCGCGCCGGGTGAGGTATGGCTGTCACCCGCCCTGGCCGAGCTGGCCAGGCAGCTGCCCGCCGATCGGCTGGCCGGGCGCTTCCCCGACGTCAAGGGCGTGCTGGGCGACGCGGCGCTGGTCCATCCCGACGAGCTGGTCGCGGTCGTCGGACACGAGCCGGACAGTCCCGCCCTGACCGCCGCGCGCGGCGAGGCATGGCACGGCGAGGTGCCGCCCACCAAGGTCGACTCCTTCGCCGGCGCCCCGACCTCTGACGCCGAGGCGTACCGGGTCCTGGCCCTCATCGCCAGCGTGCTCATGGTGGTGCCGCTGCTGGTGTTCGGCGGCGCGGCGGCGCGGCTCACCGTGGCCCGCCGCGACCAGCGGCTGGCCGCGCTCAGGCTGGTAGGCGCCACCCCCGGCCAGGTGGTGCGGATGACCGTGGCGGAGGCGATGATCGTCGCGTTGGCGGGTGCGGTGCTCGGCGCCGTGCTCTACGGCCTGGCGGTCCCTCTGCTCACCGCGATCAGGATCGCCGGCGGCCCCTGGTTCGCCAGCGACCTGCTGCCCAGCCCGCTCGTCGCGCTCGGGATCCTGGTGGCCGTTCCCGTGCTGGTGGGGCTGTCGGCGGTGGTGGGGCTGCGCAGGGTCGTGGTCAGCCCCCTCGGCGTGGCCAAGAGGGAGACGCCGCCCGGCATGCGCGTCGTGAGGGTGGTCGCCCTGCTCGCCGTGCTCGCCGTGGTTCCCCTGCTCGGCACGAACGCGAGCGTCGGCGTGGTCGCGGTGGTGCTCGGCCTGGCCTTCCTCTGCCTCAACCTGGTCGGCCCCTGGGTGGTCGGCCTCATCGGCAGGATCACCGCGAAGCGCGCCAGGCGCCCGGCGAAGCTGCTGGCGGGGCGCAGGCTGGTGGACGACCCCCGCTCGGCCTGGCGGACGGTCAGCGGCGTGGCGCTGACGGGATTCGTCGCCGGATTCCTCGGGCTGCTCAGCCCGGGCGACGCCCTCGCCGGGCACCCGGCGAGCGAGCAGCTCAGGCTCACCACGCCGAACACCGAGGTCGTGGCCGAGCGGGCGCGCGAGCGGCTGGCCGAGGCAGGCGTGCGGGGCACGGTGAAGGCCGAGAAGAAGCTGGTCGTCGCCGACGTGCGGACGGCCGACCTCGACAGGGCGCGCACGGCGCTCGACGGGCTGGTCCCCGGACACTCGGCCACCAGCGAGGCCGACGAGCAGCGCTTCACGGGGCAGCTGCTCGACGACATCTCCACCGGCACGATCGTCGTGCTGTCGGTGTCGTTCCTGGTGGCGATCGCCAGCTCGGGCATCACTGCCGCCTCCTCGATCCTGGACCGCCGCCAGACCTACGCGCTGCTGCGCCTGGCGGGCACCCAGCTGGAGGTGCTGGACCGGGCGCGCCGATCGGAGACGCTGATCCCGCTGGTCGTGATGGGTGGCGGCTCGATCGCGGTCGGGGTGTTCTGCGCGTCGCCCTTCATGCTGGTCTCGCCGAACGTCTCGGGGGCCATCACGCTGGTGGTCTGCGTCGTGGCCGGGTTCGCGGGCGTGATCGGCGCGGGCGCGATGAGCAGGCCGCTGCTGCGCGCGGTCACCGACGACCCGGCCCCCCGCCCCGACTAGCCGAGCACCAGGTCGCGGACGATGGTCAGGGAGCTTTCGTCGCGCGGGCCCATGACCAGCAGGTTCGTCACGGGCGAGTCGCGCCACAGCTGGAGGCGCTCCTTGATCCGGCCGGGCGGGCCCACGAGGGAGATGCCGTCGGCCAGCTCGTCGGGGATGGCGTCGAAGGCCTCCTGCCTGCGCCCGGCCAGGTAGAGGGCCTGAATGCGGGAGGCGGCCTCGGCGTAGCCCATCCGGCCGATGATGTCGGCGTGGAAGTTGCGGGACTTGGCGCCCATGCCGCCGATGTAGAGGCTGAGCATCATCTTGACCCCGTCGAGGGCGGCTCGGACGTCGTCGGTGATCGCGACCATGACCATGGCGGCGACGTCGAAGCCCTCGGGGAACTCGCCGTACAGTTCGGAGATCTTCGAGGGGAACGTGAACAGCGGCAGCCAGCCCTGGGCGATCTCGGCGGCCATGGCGACGTTCTTGGGGCCCTCGGCGCCGATGTAGACGGGGATGTCGGGGCGCAGGGGGTGGGTGATGAGCTTCAGCGGCTTGCCCAGGCCGCCGGGCAGCGGCAGCGGGTAGTGCGGGCCCTCGTGGGTGACGGGCTCCTCGCGCCGCCACACCTTGCGCATGATCTCGACATACTCGCGGGTCCTGGCCAGCGGCCTGGCGAACGGCTGGCCGTACCAGCCCTCCACCACCTGCGGGCCCGACGCGCCGACGCCGAGGAGTAACCGGCCGCCCGTGAGGTGGTCGAGCGTCATCGCGGTCATGGCGGTGGCGGCGGGCGTGCGGGCCGACAGCTGGGCGACCGAGGTGCCGAGTTTGATCCGGCTGGTCCGCGCGCCGTACCAGGCGAGGGGGGTGAAGGCGTCGCTGCCGTAGGCCTCGGCGGTCCAGACCGAGTCGTAGCCGAGGCGTTCGGCGGTCTGGACGACCTCCGTCGCGTCGTCGGCGTGGCGCTGCCAATAGCCCAGGTTCAGCCCAAGCTTCATGCGACACCTCCATAAACGAGAACAGGTTCTAATAGCGAGAGGAGGGGTGTCAATGCAGGACTTTCGGGGAAATTTAGCCCTGTGTCGATGAGGGGATTTCGTCGCCTGATCTTTCTGCTGTTGCTGTGCCCGCTGCTGGCGGTGCCCGGCAGCGCGGTGCCCGCCAGCGCCGCGGCCCCCACACGGCCGAACATCCTCTTCTTCCTCGTGGACGACCTCGACTACGGCGTGCTCGACAACTTCCCCGGCATCACCGGGCAGTTGGTGCGGCAGGGCGCCTCCTTCGACCAGATGATCGTGACCAACTCCTGGTGCTGCCCGTCCAGGGCGTCGATCCTGCGCTCGCAGTACGTCCACAGCCACAGCGTGCTGACCAACACCGCCCCCGAGGGGGGATTCGACCGCTTCCACACCGCCGGCCTGGAACGGTCCACGATCGGCACCTGGATGAAGGGCGCGGGCTACCGCACCGCGATGATGGGCAAGTACCTCAACCACTACCCGGGCGAGTCGGCCCCCGCCACGTACGTCCCGCCGGGCTGGGACGAGTGGTACGTGCCGACCAGGCGGCTGTACGAGGAGTACGACTACACCCTCAACGAGAACGGCGAGCTGGTCGAGTACGGATGGGAGGAGGACGACTACCTGACCGACGTCCTGACGGGCAAGGCCGCGGACTTCGTCACCTCGGGCGACGCGCCCTTCTTCCTCTACCTGGCGCCGGTCGCCCCGCACAACCCGGCCAACCCCGCCCGCCGTCACGCCGACGCCTTCCCCGGCGTGCAGGCGCCCCGCACCCCCTCCTTCAACCAGCAGGACGTCCAGGACGAGCCCGCGTGGCTGCGCGACAGGCAGCTGCTCGACGCGACCGACAAGGCGCGCATCGACGATCGCTACCGGTCCAGGCTGCGCGCCATGCTGGGGGTGGACGACATGGTCGCCACCCTGATCGAGACGCTCAGGCGGTCGGGCAAGCTGGAGAACACCTACCTCTTCTTCGCCTCGGACAACGGCTTCCACCTCGGCACCCACCGCCTGCGCCAGGGCAAGACCACCCCGTTCGAGGAGGCGGTGAAGGTGCCCCTCGTGGTGCGCGGGCCGGGCGTCAGGCCGGGTTCGACCGTCCACGCCCTGACGCAGCCCATCGACCTCGCGCCCACCTTCGCCGAGCTCGGCGGGGCGGCGGCGCCCGCGTTCGCCGAGGGGCGCTCACTGGTCCCTCTGCTGCGTGGCCAAACGCCGGCGCCGTGGCGGCGCAACGCGCTGATCGAATTCTGGCGTCCCACCAACCCGAGTTCGGCCAGGCAGACGCCGGTGCCCCCCTACGCGGCGCTGCGCACGGAGACCCATACCTACGTGAGGTATGACACGGGCGAGACCCAGCTCTACGACCTCACCACCGACCCCTACCAGCTGCGCAACCTGGCCAGGACCGCCCCCGCAGACCTGCTGGCCAACCTGCAGGCCCGCCTCGACATGATGCGGGCGTGCTCGGGCGCGACGTGCCGTACCGCCGACGCCTCAGACGGCGGCGGCTAGCGCGTCCAGGCGGAGCAGGTGGTGGCGGCGGGCAGGTCGCCCGCCAGGAAGGCGCCGGGGGAGACGCCCATCACCGAGCGGAAGTCGGCCGTGAGATGCGACTGGTCGTAGTAGCCCGCGTCGGCCGCCAGCGCCGCCCAGCCGCCGGTGCCGGCCCTGGCCAGCACGCCGCGCACCCTGTCGATGCGGGCGAAGTGCTTGGGCGGCACCCCGACCGCGCCGGTGAACAGCGTGCGCAGATGGCGCTCGCTGATGCCGAGGTCGCGCGCCACGTCGGGCACGCGCGCGGCCATCCCGTTCTTCGCGGTGTACGGCGGGCGGCGCGAGACGGAGAGCCGGTCGACCGCGGCGTGCAGCAGTCCGGCGTGCGACAGGTCGGCCGGCGAGCACGCGGCGAGGCGGCCGAGCAGCGCCCCCTCGATCAGCGCGGCCTCGTCACCCGGCCGCTCCGTCATGCGCGCGGCCAGTAGATCCGCCTCCGCGCCCCACAGCTCGCGCAGCGGCACGATCCGGTCGACGAGCTCGCTCACCGGCACGCCCAGCGCCGCCCTCGCCCAGCCCGGCCGCAGCCGTACGGTGACGCACCGGGAGAGCGCCTTCGGCGCGAGATAGGAGGCGCGGGTGCGGGGGCCCAGCACCATCAGGTCGCCGCGGCCCTCCTCGGTCGTGCGGAAGGCGAGCACGGTGGCGGGATCGGGCTCGCGCACGTGCACGGTGTCCGTGTCGTCGACCGCGCTCTCGCCGACCTCCTCGACCAAGACGCTCATGACTCAGACCAAGGCGCCGGCTGTGCCGAAAATTCCTATAGGGCGACGGCCGCGCGGCGGCACTGTTGACGCATGATCCTGATTACCGGTGCCACGGGCACCATCGGCAGCGAAGTGGTCCGCCGGCTGACGGAGAGGGGCGAGCGGGTCCGCCCGATGGCGCGCGACCTGTCGAAACTGAGCGTCGAGGGAGTGCGGGGCGACTCCGCCGACCCCGCGTCGCTGGACCGCGCTTTGGAGGGCGTCGACAGCGTGCTGCTGCTGACGGCCTTCGGAAGGGACCTCGCCCAGCACGACCTCGCCCTCGTCGAGGCCGTCAAGCGGGCGGGCACCCGGAAGGTGGTGAAGATCTCGGCGATCGGCACCGGCGAGAGCACCGACGAGAAGGACGTGCGCTCCTGGCACCACGCCGGAGAGCAGGCGGTGCGCGACAGCGGGATGGCCTGGACGCTCCTGCGGCCTGCCGGCTTCGCCGCCAACGCGCTGATGTGGGCGCAGGCCGTCCGGGCCGGCCAGCCGATCCCGAACATGACGGGGGACGGCGGGCAGGGCGTGGTGGACCCGCGCGACGTGGCGGCCGTGGCGGTGGCGGCCCTCACGGGCGGGCACGACGGCAGGACCTACACGCTCACCGGGCCCGAGGTGATCAGCGTGCCCGGCCAGGCGGCGGTGCTCGCCGAGGTGCTCGGCCGTGACGTGGCGACGGTGCCGGTCCCCCTGGAGGCGGCGAAGGAGGGGATGCTGGCCTCGGGGATGGACCCGCTCATGGCCGAGGTGTTCGTGACCGGCTCGGCGTTCGTCGCGAGCGGCGCGGCGGCCGTGCTCAGCGGCGACGTGGCGGCCGTCCTCGGCCGCGCGCCCCGGAGCTTCGCCGACTGGGCGCGCGACCACAGGGACGCCTTCGCCTGATCACCCTGAGCCGCGGATCCCTTTGAGCCGCTGATCACCCGGAGCCGCCGCCGGTCAGCGAGGGGTAGGCGTGGGCGAGGTGGTCGGCCACGGCCCTGGCCGCCCCCTGCCCGTCGCTCGCGCCCACCAGCTCGTAGATGCGCCGATGGTCGGCCATCAGCACGTCGGTGCGGCCCGCCGACCGCACCGCCGCCACCGAGTAGGTGTAGATCGTCTGCCGCAGCGCGCGCATGGTCGCGGCCAGCAGCCGGTTGCCCGACAGCAGCGCCACCCCGAGGTGGAAGGTCACGTCGTGGTCGACGAACTCCTCGAAGGACGTGGCCGCCTCCATGGAGTCGAGCGCCGCCCGCATGACCTCCATGGCCTCGGGCGCGTCGACGTGCTGCACCGCCCACTGCTCGATCATCAGCCGGGTGTCGATCACCTCGGGCAGCGCCAGCGAGGCGGTGCCGAGGTGCAGCCTCAGCAGGTCGGCCAGCGCGCTCTCGGGCCTGGAGATGAGCACGGCGCCGGCGTCGGGCCCCCGGCCGGCCTGCGAGGTGACCACGCCGAGCGTCTCGAGCACCCGCAGGGCCTCGCGCACCGAGGAACGGCCCACCTGGAGCTGCTCGGCCAGCTGCCGCTCGCCCGGCAGCCGGTCGCCGACGGTGAGGCCGTCGTCGGCGATGCGCCGCTCGATCTGGGCGATGACATCCTCGAACGTCCTTGGCTTCCTCATATGGTCAGACCATACTATGGTCTGACCATACCCAGAAGGGAGTGCCGTGCGAGTCGCCCTGTTCATCACGTGTGTCAACGACACACTCTTCCCCGACACGGGGAAGGCGGTGGTGTCGCTGCTGCGCCGCCTCGGCTGTGACGTCGACTTCCCGCAGGCCCAGACCTGCTGCGGGCAGATGCACGTCAACACCGGCTACCGCGCTGAGGGGGTACGGCTGGCCCGGCACTTCGCCGAGGTGTTCGACGGCTACGACGCCGTCGTCGCGCCCTCGGGCTCGTGCGCGGCGATGGTGCGCGAGCAGTACCCGAGGCTCGGGGTGCAGGCGCCGCCGGTCCACGACCTGTCTGAGTTCCTGGTGGACGTGCTGGAGGTGGAGGACGTCGGCGCGTACTTCCCGCACCGGGTGACCTACCACCCCACGTGCCACTCGCTGCGAGGGCTGCACCTCGGTGACCGGCCCACCAGGCTGCTCCGCCACGTGCGCGGCCTCGAGCTGGTCCCGCTCGAGGGGGCGGACGAGTGCTGCGGCTTCGGCGGCACGTTCGCGATCAAGAACCCGGCGATCTCGGCGGCGATGTGCTCCGACAAGGTCCGCAACGTCCTCGACACGGGCGCCGAGGTGCTCTGCGCCGCCGACAACTCGTGCCTCATGCACATCGGCGGCACGCTGCGCCGCCAGAAGACGGGAGTGCGCGTCATGCACCTGGCCGAGATCCTGGACGCCAGATGAGCGTGTTCATCGGCATGCCGGGCGACTTCCCCGCCAACTCCGCCAAGGCGGTGCAGAACTCACAGCTGCGCTTCAACCTCCGCAAGGCCACCCACACGATCCGCGGCAAGCGGGCCACCGTGGTCGGCGAGCTGCCCGACTGGGCGGAGCTGCGCGCGGCGGGCAAGGCGATCAAGGACCACACCCTGCGCCACCTCGACCGCTACCTCGTCCAGCTGGAGGAGGCGGTCCAGCGGGCGGGCGGCCAGGTGCACTGGGCGCGCGACGCGGCCGAGGCCAACCGCATCGTCACCGACCTGGTCAGGCAGACGGGCGAGACCGAGGTCGTCAAGGTCAAGTCGATGGCCACTCAAGAGATCGGTCTCAACGAGCACCTGGCCGAGCACGGCATCACCGCCTACGAGACCGACCTGGCCGAGCTGATCGTCCAGCTCGGCGACGACTTCCCCAGCCACATCCTGGTGCCCGCCATCCACCGCAACCGCTCGGAGATCCGCGAGATCTTCCTGGCGAAGATGGGCGACGCGCCCGCGGACCTCACCGACGAGCCCGCCGCGCTGGCCGAGGCGGCCCGGCTGCACCTGCGCGAACGCTTCCTGCGCAGCAAGGTCGCCATCTCCGGGGCCAACTTCATGATCGCCGAGACCGGCACCTGCGTGGTC
This window of the Nonomuraea africana genome carries:
- a CDS encoding ABC transporter permease; the protein is MSLTWRLLRGGGRRGMLSTWLTLGAVVISTGLLLFAVSANVAFSGRADREAWRNPVQSTGRPVAIEATRRDYVGDRPITVVDLAALDPKAAPPPGLPRVPAPGEVWLSPALAELARQLPADRLAGRFPDVKGVLGDAALVHPDELVAVVGHEPDSPALTAARGEAWHGEVPPTKVDSFAGAPTSDAEAYRVLALIASVLMVVPLLVFGGAAARLTVARRDQRLAALRLVGATPGQVVRMTVAEAMIVALAGAVLGAVLYGLAVPLLTAIRIAGGPWFASDLLPSPLVALGILVAVPVLVGLSAVVGLRRVVVSPLGVAKRETPPGMRVVRVVALLAVLAVVPLLGTNASVGVVAVVLGLAFLCLNLVGPWVVGLIGRITAKRARRPAKLLAGRRLVDDPRSAWRTVSGVALTGFVAGFLGLLSPGDALAGHPASEQLRLTTPNTEVVAERARERLAEAGVRGTVKAEKKLVVADVRTADLDRARTALDGLVPGHSATSEADEQRFTGQLLDDISTGTIVVLSVSFLVAIASSGITAASSILDRRQTYALLRLAGTQLEVLDRARRSETLIPLVVMGGGSIAVGVFCASPFMLVSPNVSGAITLVVCVVAGFAGVIGAGAMSRPLLRAVTDDPAPRPD
- a CDS encoding LLM class F420-dependent oxidoreductase; its protein translation is MKLGLNLGYWQRHADDATEVVQTAERLGYDSVWTAEAYGSDAFTPLAWYGARTSRIKLGTSVAQLSARTPAATAMTAMTLDHLTGGRLLLGVGASGPQVVEGWYGQPFARPLARTREYVEIMRKVWRREEPVTHEGPHYPLPLPGGLGKPLKLITHPLRPDIPVYIGAEGPKNVAMAAEIAQGWLPLFTFPSKISELYGEFPEGFDVAAMVMVAITDDVRAALDGVKMMLSLYIGGMGAKSRNFHADIIGRMGYAEAASRIQALYLAGRRQEAFDAIPDELADGISLVGPPGRIKERLQLWRDSPVTNLLVMGPRDESSLTIVRDLVLG
- a CDS encoding sulfatase; this translates as MRGFRRLIFLLLLCPLLAVPGSAVPASAAAPTRPNILFFLVDDLDYGVLDNFPGITGQLVRQGASFDQMIVTNSWCCPSRASILRSQYVHSHSVLTNTAPEGGFDRFHTAGLERSTIGTWMKGAGYRTAMMGKYLNHYPGESAPATYVPPGWDEWYVPTRRLYEEYDYTLNENGELVEYGWEEDDYLTDVLTGKAADFVTSGDAPFFLYLAPVAPHNPANPARRHADAFPGVQAPRTPSFNQQDVQDEPAWLRDRQLLDATDKARIDDRYRSRLRAMLGVDDMVATLIETLRRSGKLENTYLFFASDNGFHLGTHRLRQGKTTPFEEAVKVPLVVRGPGVRPGSTVHALTQPIDLAPTFAELGGAAAPAFAEGRSLVPLLRGQTPAPWRRNALIEFWRPTNPSSARQTPVPPYAALRTETHTYVRYDTGETQLYDLTTDPYQLRNLARTAPADLLANLQARLDMMRACSGATCRTADASDGGG
- a CDS encoding helix-turn-helix domain-containing protein; the protein is MSVLVEEVGESAVDDTDTVHVREPDPATVLAFRTTEEGRGDLMVLGPRTRASYLAPKALSRCVTVRLRPGWARAALGVPVSELVDRIVPLRELWGAEADLLAARMTERPGDEAALIEGALLGRLAACSPADLSHAGLLHAAVDRLSVSRRPPYTAKNGMAARVPDVARDLGISERHLRTLFTGAVGVPPKHFARIDRVRGVLARAGTGGWAALAADAGYYDQSHLTADFRSVMGVSPGAFLAGDLPAATTCSAWTR
- a CDS encoding NAD(P)H-binding protein; its protein translation is MILITGATGTIGSEVVRRLTERGERVRPMARDLSKLSVEGVRGDSADPASLDRALEGVDSVLLLTAFGRDLAQHDLALVEAVKRAGTRKVVKISAIGTGESTDEKDVRSWHHAGEQAVRDSGMAWTLLRPAGFAANALMWAQAVRAGQPIPNMTGDGGQGVVDPRDVAAVAVAALTGGHDGRTYTLTGPEVISVPGQAAVLAEVLGRDVATVPVPLEAAKEGMLASGMDPLMAEVFVTGSAFVASGAAAVLSGDVAAVLGRAPRSFADWARDHRDAFA
- a CDS encoding FadR/GntR family transcriptional regulator gives rise to the protein MRKPRTFEDVIAQIERRIADDGLTVGDRLPGERQLAEQLQVGRSSVREALRVLETLGVVTSQAGRGPDAGAVLISRPESALADLLRLHLGTASLALPEVIDTRLMIEQWAVQHVDAPEAMEVMRAALDSMEAATSFEEFVDHDVTFHLGVALLSGNRLLAATMRALRQTIYTYSVAAVRSAGRTDVLMADHRRIYELVGASDGQGAARAVADHLAHAYPSLTGGGSG
- a CDS encoding (Fe-S)-binding protein gives rise to the protein MRVALFITCVNDTLFPDTGKAVVSLLRRLGCDVDFPQAQTCCGQMHVNTGYRAEGVRLARHFAEVFDGYDAVVAPSGSCAAMVREQYPRLGVQAPPVHDLSEFLVDVLEVEDVGAYFPHRVTYHPTCHSLRGLHLGDRPTRLLRHVRGLELVPLEGADECCGFGGTFAIKNPAISAAMCSDKVRNVLDTGAEVLCAADNSCLMHIGGTLRRQKTGVRVMHLAEILDAR